The nucleotide sequence ACGATTGTTTTCACTGATCTGGTCGGGTTTTCCACGTGGGCACTCGAGGCAGGTGACGACGCAGCGCTGCGGTTGCTCCGCAAGGTCGCGCGATGCGTAGAAACCGAAATCAATGACCATCGCGGACAGGTCGTCAAACGTATGGGCGACGGCTTGATGGCGATATTCCCCGCGCCGAGCCTCGCCATTGAGGCCATCGTCAAGGCTCGGCGCGCCCTGAAAGCGGTGGAGGAGAGTGGCTACAAGCCCAAGATGCGGGTCGGTATTCACACCGGTTCTCCGCGCGCGATCGGGGATGACTGGCTCGGCGTCGACGTTAATGTGGCTGCGCGAATCATGGAGTCCGGCGGAAACGGCGGATTGGTGATTTCGGGACAGACTCTCGATGCCCTCGGTGACGAAGAGCTAGAAGCGTTGGGGCTAGTTGCGAAGCCGCACCGCCGGTTCCTGAAGGTCAAATTGGCAGGCGTCCCTGAGGGTGTGCGGCTCTACACCGTCAAACGCCGCAAAGCGGAGGCCAGTTAGCTGTCGAGTGGGAGCAGGCGCCATAGCGGTGAAACTGGCCCATGGCCTGCCCCGAGGGGGTAGGCGGATTCGAGGCACTTCGTGACCCACCGCTTCGCGAATGTCACCGCTCCGGGGACCGAGTAGCCGTGGGCAAGCGCGCACGCAGTCGCGGCGGCGAGAGTGTCGCCGCCCCCATGGTCGTGTCCGGTTTGCACACGGTAGCTGGTCAGTTCGTGCCGTTCGGTGCCGTTCGTCAGCAGGTCACGGCTCTCCGCCGACGAACGAAGGTGACCACCCTTGATGAGCGCCCATTCGGCACCCAGTTCGAGGAGTTTCTCCGCGGCGTGCGCTTGCGTTTCACTATCAACTACGTTGATCCCGGTGAGGAGCCGAACCTCGTCGAGGTTGGGCGTGACGATGGTGGCCTGGGGAATCAGCAAGTCGCGCAGCGCTTCGAGAGCATCCGAACGGAGCAATGGGTCGCCGTGCATAGAGGCAGCAACCGGATCGACGACGAGGGGTATCTCCTGCCCTTTGCTTGTATTTCCGATGCCGAGGTCCGCGCACTCGGCGACTACCGCTTCGATGATCGGCGCGGATGACAGCATTCCTGTTTTGGCGGCACCGACACTGATATCCGTCACCACAGATCGGATCTGGGCGGCAACAGTCTCCGGCGGGATTTCGTGGACACCTGTGACACCGACAGAGTTCTGCACGGTTATCGCCGCTACGGCAACACATCCGTGCACCCCGCACAACGCCATTGTGCGCATGTCAGCCTGAATGCCCGCACCACCGCCGGAGTCAGATCCGGCGATGGTGAGGGCGCGCACGGGCGTTTCGCCAGGCTTACTTACAGGGAGCAGCCAGTCCATGAGGATTCCGCTAGCGAGACGTGAGCGGCAAGTACACCTGATTGCCATGTTCCGCGAACTCGGCGGATTTCTCAGCCATGCCTTCCGCGATCACACGGTCGATGTCTTCTTGCGTGGCGAGGCCATTCTGTTCGGCGTAATCGCGAACATCCTGACTGATGCGCATGGAGCAGAACTTCGGCCCGCACATCGAACAGAAATGTGCAGTTTTCGCGGGCTCCGCGGGGAGCGTCTCATCGTGGTACTCGCGAGCGGTGTCCGGGTCCAGCGACAGGTTGAACTGATCAACCCAGCGAAACTCGAACCGCGCCTTGGATAGCGCGTCATCCCGTTCTTGCGCGCGGGGATGGCCTTTCGCCAGATCCGCTGAATGTGCCGCGATCTTGTACGCAATGACGCCCTGTTTCACGTCATCACGATTAGGCAGCCCGAGATGCTCCTTCGGTGTGACGTAGCACAGCATGGCGGTACCGGCCTGAGCAATCATCGCAGCACCAATGGCCGACGTGATGTGGTCGTAGGCGGGTGCGATATCGGTTGCGAGCGGTCCCAGCGTATAAAAGGGCGCCTCCTCGCAAAGTTCCTCTTCGAGCCGGACATTCTCCGCGATCTTGTGCATCGGCACGTGTCCGGGCCCCTCGATCATGACCTGAACACCGTACGACTTCGCAATCTTCGTCAACTCGCCCAGCGTGCGCAGTTCAGCGAACTGAGCTTCGTCGTTGGCATCGGCGATCGAACCAGGCCGAAGGCCATCGCCAAGCGAGAACGTCACGTCGTACGTGCGGAGGATTTCGCACAGCTCGCGAAAGTGCGTGTAGAGGAACGACTCCCTGTGATGAGCGAGGCACCACGCGGCCATAATCGAACCGCCGCGTGAGACGATGCCGGTGACTCGCTTTGCCGTCAGTGGAATGTAGCGAAGCAGCACACCCGCGTGCACGGTCATGTAGTCGACGCCCTGCTCGCACTGTTCGATCACAGTGTCCCGGTACATCTCCCAGGTGAGCTTCGTAGGATCGCCCTTGACTTTCTCGAGGGCCTGATAGATCGGTACTGTCCCAACCGGCACGGGTGAATTGCGCAGGATCCACTCGCGAGTCTCGTGAATGTCCTTGCCGGTGGAGAGATCCATGATGGTGTCAGCGCCCCAGCGGGTCGCCCACACCATTTTCTCGACCTCTTCGGCGATGCCGGAACTCACGGCGGAGTTGCCGATATTCGCATTGATCTTCACGCCGAAGGCCTTGCCGATGATCATCGGCTCGATTTCCGGGTGTTTGTGGTTGGCGCAGATTACCGCGCGGCCTGCAGCGACCTCATCGCGGACCATCTCTGGTGCAACGCTTTCGCGGGCCGCGATGTAGCGCATCTCGTCGGTGATGATCCCGGCGCGGGCCCACGCGAGTTGCGTGGACGCGCCATCAACAGGGGCAGGCTTGGCCCAGTTGTCCCGCTGCTTTGGCAGACCGTTTTCAAGATCGATCAGTGCGGTGGTATCCGTGTACGGCCCCGACGTGTCGTACAGGTCAAGATGGTCACCGTTGGTCAGGTGTACTCGGCGCATGGGAAACGTGAGGCTCTTCGTTTCCGGTACTGGCTTGTAGACCTTGCTGCTGCCCTCGATCGGGCCAGTGGTGACAGTGTCGACAACAATGGTGGTGGCAGAATTCTTCGACAAAATTCCCTCCCTACGCCGGCATTACCCGGTCAGGTTCATACGGTCGACGGCCCGATAGCCGTCCTCTCAGCCCGCTGGTGCGAGCCCCCGTTGGAGATGTGCAGTTGCGTTCACCACCATAGCGGACGGCACGAGATCGTGTGACCCGGACGACAGACACAGTGACGACGCGGAGCTCAACGATGAGCGCGAATCGCGATCCGGTGGGAAGCTGTCACTACAACACTCAACGTACGGGAGGCGCGATGGCAGCTAGCGAACACTCCATTGAGGTGCTCGATAACCAGTCCCGGTCACGGTATGAGATCTGGGTGGACGGCGTGCTCGCGGGAATCGAAGGGTACGAAATCGCAGATGACGGCGTGATCACCCTGCTCCACACCATCATCGACGAGGACTTCAGCCGCCAGGGTTACGCGCGCGCGATGGTGCGCGGCATCCTCGATGGCATGCGTGCCCGCCAGCAGCAACTCCGCCCGCTGTGCACCTATGTGCAGCGCTTCCTTACCCGGTTCCCGGAGTATCAGGATCTGACCGCGCCACTGCCCGAGGGGGCCGCACACCGCGTTCCGTGACGGCACACCGCCACTCCCGATGGCACACCCAGTGCAGAGGGGTCCTGGTCGGCAGTCACGGTGTGCGGTGCTGGGAGGCCTTACTGCACCGCAACGTCCATGATGACGGGGGCATGATCACTCGCGCCTTTGCCCTTACGCTCGTCGCGGTCGATCCGGCCGCCCGTGACATGCGTTGCTGACGACACCAGCATGTGATCGATACGCATGCCCTCCCGGCGGGGGAACCGCAGCTGGGTGTAGTCCCAATAGGTGTAGACACCAGGTCCCGGCGTGAACGGACGGACCGCATCGCTGAACCCCAGGTCGGCGAAGCGCTGGTAAGCCTTCCGCTCAGGGTCCGAGACGTGCGTCGAGTTGCCGAAAACGGCCATGTCCCACACGTCCTCATCCAGGGGAGCGATGTTCCAGTCACCGACGAGTGCCAGCGGCCTATCAGCGCTGGCATCGAGCCAGCTCGCGCTCGCATCCCACAGCGCATCGAGCCAGCGCAGTTTGTACTCGTAGTGCGGGTCATCGAGTGTCCGGCCGTTCGGCACATACAAGCTCCACACCGTGACGCCGCCACAGTCGGCGCCGATCGCACGTGGCTCAAGCTGGTCGCGAAAGGCGGGCTGGCCGGGGAAGCCGATCTGCAGCCTGGAGAGTCCGACGCGAGAGGCGATGGCGACGCCATTCCACTGATTCGTGCCGTGGTGGGCTACCTCGTAGCCGATTTCTTCGAATGCCAGGGCGGGGAATTGGTCATCACGGCACTTTGTTTCCTGGATGGCGAGCACATCGACGTCGCTTCGGGAGAGCCATGAGGTGATTCGGTCGATACGTGCTCGCGCAGAGTTGACGTTCCAGGTGGCGATTCGCATCAGTCGTCGTGTCCAAACGGGTCGGGAACGGTGCCTGGCGTCCAGGACAGCCCTGGCACGCCCCAGCCGTTCTTTTTGATGGTCTTTTTCGCGGCGCGTGCGTTGCGCCCGATGAGCCGGTCCACGTAGAGGAAGCCGTCAAGGTGTCCGACCTCGTGCTGCAGGCAGCGAGCGAACAGCCCGGTCCCCTCGACATCGACGGGATTGCCCTGAACATCGACGCCAGTGACTCGCGCCCAGGCTGCGCGTCCCGTGGGGAACTGCTCGCCGGGAACCGAGAGGCATCCCTCGAGGTCATCCTCAGGATCAGGCATTGTTTCGGGTATTTCTGATGTCTCGAGCACGGGATTGATGACCTCACCGGTGCGGCGCACTACGGTCCCGTCTTCGTCGCGGTCGGGGCAGTCATAGACGAAGACACGAAGGTCGACGCCGATCTGGTTAGCTGCCAGGCCGACACCATGCGCCGCGGCCATCGTGTCGTACATATCCTGTACGAGATCGGCCAGCTCTTGCGGTGGCTGTTCGACAATTCTGGTCGGTGCGTGGAGGACCGGATCGCCGACGACGCGGATCGGGTGGATTGCCATGATCCGACAGATTACTGATTCCGCGTGCCAATCGAGAAATGCGGGCCTTGCAGGGTGCCGCCGCGCGGGGACTCGCCGCAGCGAGCGACCGGAGTTCAATGCTCAACGGTGGTTCAATGAAGGGCGAAAGACATGCACGTAATTCCCTGAGGAGCGAGATGGAAAGCGCAGCAGCGCGAGCCGGGCAGCCAGCGCAGGAACCGCACGGATCACTTGAGGCGCCTGCACCAGATCTCGCGATTGACGACGATTCGGGCCTGTCCCGGCGAGAGCGGGACATCCTTGCGTTCGAGCGGCAGTGGTGGAAGTATGCGGGCGCCAAGGAAGAAGCGATCAAGAACCTCTTCGGATTGTCGGCGACGCGCTACTACCAGGTGCTGAATGCGCTGATCGACCGGCCCGAGGCGCTGAGCGCGGACCCGATGCTCGTGAAGCGGCTCCGGAGATTACGTGCGGGTCGCCAGAAGGCCCGCGCGGCGCGCCGCTTGGGCTTCAGGACCACGTAGTCGGGAGATGACCGGTGAGTACCCCACGCCCTGATGTGAATCGACTGCCGTTGCGGTCATTCGCATTCATGTTGCTGTCCGCGGCAGTCGTGTTCATTGCCATCGGTGTATTTGTTCTGCGCGATGCCAGCGCCGATTCGGAGCCGCAGGCTAGTGCGCCGCTGGCGGCGACGACGACAACTGCAGCGCCCACCACGACAGCAGAGCCGACGCCCGAACCCACTCCGGAGGAAACCACGACTCTCGCGCCGCCGCCGGTGCCTGCTGTGCAGGTCCACGTGCTGAACAACAGCACAGTCCAGGGTCTCGCCGGCCAGACTGCAGATACGCTGCGCGGTTCGGGCTGGCAGGTCGGCAACACCGGCAATTACAGTGCGAGTGTTGTCGGTGGAACGACCGTCTACTACGGCGATGCGCCCGGCGAACAGCAGGTCGCCGAGCGGGTCGCGGCGACGCTTGGGGCGTCGACAGCTCCGCGGTTCGCCGGCATATCAGATCAGCCTCCCGGCGTCGTTGTGATCCTCACGGGATAGTGGGGCTGCTCGTCGGTTGTGTTGCCTCCACAGATATGCTGTGGCTGCGACAATGCGGTTCGGCCCCAGCCCGGGCAAAGACCTTTCTGGTGAAGGAGCTTTTGTAATGGCCTCACAGGTACGGCGGACACTCCACGGTCGGGGAGTATCGTGGCGGAACCCGGGAGTGGCTGCGGCGGCAGTCGCGGCGGGCGCGCTCATTATCAGTGGGTGCGCGGCTCCGTACGAGGCGCCGAGCACCATGACTGAAGAAGTGCCGCCACCGCCGGTCTGGACCGGAGAGCCCGAGCCGGTTGACTTCCATGAGGATGAAGATGAGCACGGCGATGAATCCTCCTCGCCGGGCAGGACTCTGGAAGCACAGCTTGCGCTGGCAGACGGTACCGAGATCGGCCTGGTCACGTTTTCGGAGACAGAGGATTTCCTCCGGATCCGCGCTGTGATTCAGGCTGATCCAGATGACCTGAGTCCCGGATTCAAGGGCTTCCACATTCACGAAGTCGGGGCGTGCGAGGCGGAAGACGGGGAAGATGCCTTCACGTCCGCTGGCGGCCATCTCGACCTCGAGGGTGCGACCCACGAAGGTACCGGGGCTAGCGGCGACCTCGTCTCCATCCAGATCCTCGAGAATGGTCGCGCTGAGCTTGTCACGCTCACGGACCGCGTCACTGTCGATGATCTCCTCATCGGTGATGGGACGTCGGTCATCGTGCACGAGGGACCTGACAACTTTGCCAACATCCCAGACCGCTACGAGCACGCTGAGGGTGACGACGTACCCGACGAGCAGACACTCGCCACTGGAGATGCTGGCGCGCGCGCTGCCTGTGGTGTGATCGAGGTAAGTAGCTAAACGCACCGGAAGAAACCCATACGAGGCGCTGCTCGGCTGAGCAGCGCCTCGTATGGTTCTATCAGGGTGTGGAGATTCCGTTCAGCGGTTCACCCCGTCCCACGCTCGGAGTCGAGTGGGAGCTTGCGATCGTCAACCGAGACGACCGCGATCTTGTGAATGCCGCTGAAGCGGTGCTCGAGGACCTGGCTGAACGGCACGGTATCGACAGCACTCAGGCGTCGTCACCGGTGCACAAAGAGTTTCTCCGCAACACAGTCGAATTGGTCACCGGTATCTGCAACACCGTTGACGAAGCGATGGCAGACATTTCGCGGTCCTTGAAGGCAGTGATCGCCGCGGGCGACCGGCTCGGTGTGGACTTCTTCTGCGCGGGCAGTCACCCGTTCGCGCACTGGACCGACGACATGCTGACGGACAAGCCGAACTACGTCGAGATCATCAATAGGAACCAGTATTGGGGCCGGCAACTGCTCATCTGGGGTGTTCATGTGCATGTGGGGGTCTCACACGCAGACAAGGTATTCCCGATCCTCAACGCGCTGCTGATGAAGTACCCGCACTTGCTCGCCCTTTCGGGTTCCTCACCCATCTGGGACTCGAAGGACACCGGTTACGCGAGCACCCGCGCCTTGCTCTTTCAGCAGCTTCCCACAGCGGGGCTGCCGTTCCAGTTCGAGACGTGGCGTGAGTTCGAGCGCTTCGCTGGCGACCAGATGAAAACAGGGATCATCGAGTCGCTCGGTGGACTTCACTGGGATATCAGGCCAGCACCATCGTTGGGGACCATCGAGGTGCGAGTCTGCGACGGGATCCCGACGCTCCGTGAACTCGCAGCACTCACCTCGCTTATCCACTGTCTTGTCGTCGACCTTGACCGTCGACTGGAGGCGGGAGAGGATCTGCCCTCGATGCCACCGTGGCTCGTACAGGAAAACAAGTGGCGGGCTGCGCGATATGGCCTGGAAGCTGAGGTCATTCTGGATCGCGAATGCAGGGAGCAACTCGTCACTGACGATCTCACAGTGATGCTGGAGCGACTCGAGCCAATCGCCCGGCATCTGGAGTGCGCGGACGAGTTGGCCGATGTGGCAGATATCCCGCGGATCGGTGCTTCATATCAACGGCAGCGCCGGATCGCCAGCCAGGGTGGGAGCTGGGCCTCGATCGTGGACTCTCTCGTCAGCGAGTTACGCGGCGGGGTGGCGATCAGTCGTCGCGATTCGGTTCCATCTGATCAATTGTGATGAGATCTTTGCGATAGAGCTGCTCGCGATACGCGAGCCGTCCGACGCGGTGTGCGACTACCGGCACCGTGAGGCCGGCGAAGAGTATCGCAAGGAAAAGCATCCCGACGTCAACCGAACCCCACAGCCTGATTCCGGCTGCGCTCAGGACGAGGATGACGCTGAGGATTTGAGGCTTCGTCGCGGCGTGCATACGCGTCAGAGTGTCCGGAAAACGCACAACACCGATGGCGGCGATCAGGGCAAGGCCACAGCCCGCGAGGAGCAGTGTCGCGACGATGATGTCGATGATCATGGGCCGCTCGTTCCCGTCTCGGTATCAGACACGCGGTACCGGGTGATCGAAATCGAACCGATGAACCCGAGCAGAGCGAGCGCGACCACAGCAGACACGACTGTGGTGTCGCGGGAATATGCCGCCCAGGCAGCAAGTCCACACAAGCAGAGTGCGACTAGCATGTCCACGGCCACCAGCCGGTCAAGTGAGTTCGGTCCCGCGACCAGACGGTACGTTGTGATCATGCTCGCCGCTACGAGCATGGCCCCGCAGACCAGGAACACGATGTTCATAGTTCCTCCCGCCCCATTGACGCATTCGAGGTGATGTCCCGCCACTCGTCACGGCGCTCGAAGGCTCGCACGAACCAGCGGACCAGCCGATCAGTGTCTTTGTGGAACTTGGCAATCGCGCGTTTGTCGGAAATATCGATGACGTGTACAAAGACCACTCGCTGCACCTTGTCGACCTGTAGGACGAGACTGCCAGGGATAAGACTCAGTGCATCGACGATGAGCGTGAGAACAAGGTCGGATCGCACATCCACCCGCCGCTTCAAAATGGCGCTGTTCGGTGGCGGGCCGGGCCGAATCGTGATCCAGGTGACCTGCAACGTCGCGCGCACCAGCATGAACGCGACAACGGCGTTGAGGATGAGGAAGGAAATAGGGTGCAAGCGCCCGCCAATCGGAATCCGCGGCAGCGGCAGCAGGTACACGACAGCCAGGCCGATGAGAATCCCCGAGAGAACATTGCCGAGCGACACTGTTCCCCACAGCAACACCCAGATGCCAGCTAGCCAGAGAACGCCGGATATTCGCAGCAGCGCAGTGCGTATCAACGGTCACCTCCGAGGGCGTCAGTCCCGCTTATCGGTGTGTCAAGGCCTTGGAGTACCTCGGGGTCGACGTCAAGAACGGTGCTGATGTAATCCGTGCGTTCACGCAGGTTCTCGGCGGCACGATTGGAGTATGCGAAGAACGGTCCGGCGAGCAGCGTGAGCGTCAGCCCGAGAACGGCTAGTCCTGCAGTCGGCGCGACCATGAGCGCGGGCATGCGTCCCACATCAGCGCGCTCGCCGTAAGGGACGTCGAACGCATCGTCAACGAGGGCGGTAGGCCGGGAAGCGACGAGGTGGCCTTCCGGTGCGTCCGCGCGGTCCCGCCAGAACGCTTTCGTCCAGATGCGTGCAACCACGTAAAGAGTCAGCAGGCTGGTGACGATACCGCCGGCGACAAGTATCCAGGCCAACAAGCTCGCATCGTCAGCACCTGCCTGGACGAGTGCCACCTTCCCAATGAAACCACTGAACGGTGGGATACCGCCCAGGTTCAGTGCGGGCACGAAGAAGATCAGCGCGAGCAGTGGGCTCGCTTTGGCGAGGCCACCCAGTCGGCGCAGCGACGCGGAACCAGCCTGCCGTTCTATCAGTCCGACCACCAGGAACAGGGTGGTCTGGACGATGATGTGGTGCGCTGCGTAGAAGATCGCGCCTGCTAGCCCCAGACTCGAGGACAATGCGATTCCGAACAGCATGTACCCGATGTGGCTGACGAGAGTAAACGACAGAAGGCGTTTGATATCGGACTGCGCGATTGCTCCGAGGATGCCGATAAGCATGGTAAGAAGCGCCGCCACGAGCAGTACATCATCGAGCAGCCCGCCGGGGAACACGAGAGTGTGGGTGCGGATGATCGCGTAAATACCCACTTTGGTCAGCAAACCCGCGAACACCGCGGTCACCGGGGCTGGCGCGGTGGGGTAGGAGTCCGGGAGCCAGCCGTACAGCGGAAAGACGGCTGCTTTGACACCGAAAGCGACGAGCAGGACCGCGAAGATTGCGGTGCTGGTGCCTTCCGGCACGTCCTGCATCCGTACAGCCATGTGCGCGAGGTTCAGGGTGCCTGTGGCCGCGTACGCGAACGCGATCCCGATGAGGAAAATGATCGAGGACACCATCGAAACAAGCACGTAGGTGATACCTGCGCGGACACGTTCCTTGCTGACACCGATCGTAAGCAGCACGAAGCTCGCGGCGAGCAAGATTTCAAACCCTACGTAGAGGTTGAACAAGTCGCCCGCGAGGAATGCGTTGCAAATACCTGCGGTCAGCGCCAGATACGTCGGAGCGAAAATCGATACGGGCTGTTGATGGTGGCCGTCGCGAATACCTTGCCCGACGGAATAGATGAGGACCGCAAGCAGCACCGCTGAAGAGATCAGCAGCATCAGCGCCGAAAGCCGGTCCGCGACGAGCGATATGCCTACCGGCGCGCCCCACTCGCCGACCTGAACGACATGGGTGCCGTACTGGTCTGTGAGGTACATCAGCATCGCTGCCACCACGAAAACTGAACTCAGCACGGCGAGCGTGATGTATCGCTGCACCCGATAGTGGCGGCTGAAGAACAGGGCGGCGGCCGCGCCAAGAAGCGGCAGCAGTACGGGCAGCGGGATGAGGGCCGGAGCGATCGATTCGTTCAGCATCAGCTGTCACCGCGCTGTGTCTTGCCGTTGGCGCGGCGCTCCGATTCGTCGAAATCAGAGTCGGAACCGTCCACGGGAGGGCCGTAGGGGCCTTCGGGCGATGGTGGTGTTTCGGGTTCCGGTTCGTAGTCGGGCGCTTCAATGCGGGTCCGGTGCGCGACGCGGACGTCTTCGGTGTCGTCGTCGACATCGTCCACGGTCTGGAGGGTGAACGACCGGTAGATCAGCGCGATCACAAACGCGGCAAGTCCCATTCCGATGACGATGGCTGTCAGAATAAGGGCCTGCACCAGGGGATCCGCCATCTCGCCATGTTCGGCCGACTCTCTGCCAATGATGGGCGGTGCACCAGACAGGCCGCCCATGTTGATGATCAGCAGGTTGACGGCGTTGGTCAGAAGAAGCAGCCCGAGCAGCATCTTCAGGATAGTGCGTTCGAGAACCAGGTAGACGCCGCAGCCAAACAGGATGCCGACGATGAGGAGCATTCCAAAGCTAGTGGTCAAGCTCATTGCCGTGCCACCTCGATCCGGGAATCGAGCCGCGCGCCGAGGCTGCGCAGCACATCCACCACCAGTCCGATGACGAGGAAGTAGACGCCAATGTCGAAGAACAGCGCTGTCACCAGTTTGACCTCACCGAACAGTGGTACATCGAAGTACATCGTCGCCGATGAGAGCGCGGGCGCGCCGAAAAGTATCGACGCCATAGCGGTGCCCGCCGCGAGCGCGAGACCGAACCCAAGGATCTTTCCAGCATCGACGCGAACCGACTCGCCGAGTTCGTATCGTCCACCGGCAAGGTAGCGAAGTACCAGTGCGAGTCCAGCTACGAGGCCTCCCGCAAACCCGCCACCTGGTGCATTGTGGCCGGCGAACAGGAAGTACAGCGAAAGCACCATCATCGCAGGGAATAGCAGCCGGGTGGTGACCTCCAGAATGAATGATCGGTTGCGCGGGTTGCGGAGTTCGCTGCCGCGCAACCAGACGATCTCGGTGTATTCGAGGTGCCTGCGCGTTGGCATGGCGGCCATTTCTGGGGAAGCCATTTCTGGAGTGCTGTCATCTGGAGTGTCGTCATCTGGCCGCTGGTCGGGTGCAACGACTTCCTGCCTTCTCTCGACGGCAGCCGTGACTGAGGCCTCGAGAGGCTGCTGAGACGGAACGGGCGCATCGGCGACGCGGGGGGCGCTGCCGTAGCGGCGGTGCCGGAAGATCAGACTGGCCACGCCGGTAGCCGCGACAAGGAGCACGCTGATCTCACCGAGCGTGTCCCACGCGCGGATGTCCACAAGCACCACATTGACAACGTTCGCGCCGCTTCCCTCCGAATACGCCAAATCTGGCAGGAATGCCGAAACGGGCTGCGCCGAGCGTGCGCTCACGGCGAAGAGACCCACTATCACGACCATGACACCCGATCCGAAGCCGAGTGCGGCGCGGATCGCGCGATGCCCCATGGGGCGGTAGGGGTGGGGTTCCGCGGGCAATTTGCGCAGCAGCAAGATGAAGATCACCAGCGTCAGCGTCTCCACCACCACTTGCGTGAGCGCGAGGTCTGGGGCGCCATGCAACGCAAAGATCACCGCTGTCCCGTAGCCGGTGACGCCAATGAGCAGCACAGCTGCGAGGCGGTTGCGCAGAACAGTCACACCAATCGCAGCCGCGACCATGATGCCTCCGACCGCGAGCTGCAGGACTGACCCTGGCGGTCCGCTGGGCAGAGATGGCCACTCCGGCCACAATAGGAGGGCCAGCGAGGGCAGCGCGATCAGCGTCGCAAGGATGATGGCCTGTGTGAACTGCAATGACCCGCGCTGGGTCACACTCGTCACCCGCTGTGACAGCAGGTCAGCGATGCGGAGCGTGGCGTCGTACACGCGGTCCGCATTACCCAGCGGTGGTGTGCTGAACCGCAGCTTGGAGACGGTGCGGTGCGCGAGGAAGACGACGATACCGGCGATGATGGCGAACGCACTGAGCGCCAAAGCCAGCTTCGACCCCCCTAGATGCGGGTGCTCACCCTCAAGGCCAACGGGGAACAGATCGACATACGGGAGCATCCAGTCCACCAGCGGAACTGTCAGGAACCCGGCCGCGAGTCCACTTACGGAGAGGATCGCGGGGGACGTCAGGAAAAGCCCGCCGGGTGGTGTCATCTCTGATACCGCTTGGCTCGGTTCAGGCTTGCCCTTCCCCGCGAATGCGCCA is from Hoyosella subflava DQS3-9A1 and encodes:
- a CDS encoding adenylate/guanylate cyclase domain-containing protein; its protein translation is MTDNAPEPAAPPAEDSQSDAGQGLTEWLQRTDQSPQLVGLARRMRRALPGDPGFGDPLSTAGKGSPGRIARVMERVLDPAPGTAREVSLGALQVWQAVLERCGRGRGTSEVTIVFTDLVGFSTWALEAGDDAALRLLRKVARCVETEINDHRGQVVKRMGDGLMAIFPAPSLAIEAIVKARRALKAVEESGYKPKMRVGIHTGSPRAIGDDWLGVDVNVAARIMESGGNGGLVISGQTLDALGDEELEALGLVAKPHRRFLKVKLAGVPEGVRLYTVKRRKAEAS
- the thiD gene encoding bifunctional hydroxymethylpyrimidine kinase/phosphomethylpyrimidine kinase, with amino-acid sequence MDWLLPVSKPGETPVRALTIAGSDSGGGAGIQADMRTMALCGVHGCVAVAAITVQNSVGVTGVHEIPPETVAAQIRSVVTDISVGAAKTGMLSSAPIIEAVVAECADLGIGNTSKGQEIPLVVDPVAASMHGDPLLRSDALEALRDLLIPQATIVTPNLDEVRLLTGINVVDSETQAHAAEKLLELGAEWALIKGGHLRSSAESRDLLTNGTERHELTSYRVQTGHDHGGGDTLAAATACALAHGYSVPGAVTFAKRWVTKCLESAYPLGAGHGPVSPLWRLLPLDS
- the thiC gene encoding phosphomethylpyrimidine synthase ThiC, producing the protein MSKNSATTIVVDTVTTGPIEGSSKVYKPVPETKSLTFPMRRVHLTNGDHLDLYDTSGPYTDTTALIDLENGLPKQRDNWAKPAPVDGASTQLAWARAGIITDEMRYIAARESVAPEMVRDEVAAGRAVICANHKHPEIEPMIIGKAFGVKINANIGNSAVSSGIAEEVEKMVWATRWGADTIMDLSTGKDIHETREWILRNSPVPVGTVPIYQALEKVKGDPTKLTWEMYRDTVIEQCEQGVDYMTVHAGVLLRYIPLTAKRVTGIVSRGGSIMAAWCLAHHRESFLYTHFRELCEILRTYDVTFSLGDGLRPGSIADANDEAQFAELRTLGELTKIAKSYGVQVMIEGPGHVPMHKIAENVRLEEELCEEAPFYTLGPLATDIAPAYDHITSAIGAAMIAQAGTAMLCYVTPKEHLGLPNRDDVKQGVIAYKIAAHSADLAKGHPRAQERDDALSKARFEFRWVDQFNLSLDPDTAREYHDETLPAEPAKTAHFCSMCGPKFCSMRISQDVRDYAEQNGLATQEDIDRVIAEGMAEKSAEFAEHGNQVYLPLTSR
- a CDS encoding GNAT family N-acetyltransferase is translated as MSANRDPVGSCHYNTQRTGGAMAASEHSIEVLDNQSRSRYEIWVDGVLAGIEGYEIADDGVITLLHTIIDEDFSRQGYARAMVRGILDGMRARQQQLRPLCTYVQRFLTRFPEYQDLTAPLPEGAAHRVP
- a CDS encoding exodeoxyribonuclease III, which produces MRIATWNVNSARARIDRITSWLSRSDVDVLAIQETKCRDDQFPALAFEEIGYEVAHHGTNQWNGVAIASRVGLSRLQIGFPGQPAFRDQLEPRAIGADCGGVTVWSLYVPNGRTLDDPHYEYKLRWLDALWDASASWLDASADRPLALVGDWNIAPLDEDVWDMAVFGNSTHVSDPERKAYQRFADLGFSDAVRPFTPGPGVYTYWDYTQLRFPRREGMRIDHMLVSSATHVTGGRIDRDERKGKGASDHAPVIMDVAVQ
- a CDS encoding peptide deformylase, producing MAIHPIRVVGDPVLHAPTRIVEQPPQELADLVQDMYDTMAAAHGVGLAANQIGVDLRVFVYDCPDRDEDGTVVRRTGEVINPVLETSEIPETMPDPEDDLEGCLSVPGEQFPTGRAAWARVTGVDVQGNPVDVEGTGLFARCLQHEVGHLDGFLYVDRLIGRNARAAKKTIKKNGWGVPGLSWTPGTVPDPFGHDD
- a CDS encoding DUF3263 domain-containing protein, giving the protein MESAAARAGQPAQEPHGSLEAPAPDLAIDDDSGLSRRERDILAFERQWWKYAGAKEEAIKNLFGLSATRYYQVLNALIDRPEALSADPMLVKRLRRLRAGRQKARAARRLGFRTT
- a CDS encoding LytR C-terminal domain-containing protein, which gives rise to MSTPRPDVNRLPLRSFAFMLLSAAVVFIAIGVFVLRDASADSEPQASAPLAATTTTAAPTTTAEPTPEPTPEETTTLAPPPVPAVQVHVLNNSTVQGLAGQTADTLRGSGWQVGNTGNYSASVVGGTTVYYGDAPGEQQVAERVAATLGASTAPRFAGISDQPPGVVVILTG
- a CDS encoding superoxide dismutase family protein: MASQVRRTLHGRGVSWRNPGVAAAAVAAGALIISGCAAPYEAPSTMTEEVPPPPVWTGEPEPVDFHEDEDEHGDESSSPGRTLEAQLALADGTEIGLVTFSETEDFLRIRAVIQADPDDLSPGFKGFHIHEVGACEAEDGEDAFTSAGGHLDLEGATHEGTGASGDLVSIQILENGRAELVTLTDRVTVDDLLIGDGTSVIVHEGPDNFANIPDRYEHAEGDDVPDEQTLATGDAGARAACGVIEVSS